The following are encoded in a window of Castanea sativa cultivar Marrone di Chiusa Pesio chromosome 5, ASM4071231v1 genomic DNA:
- the LOC142636887 gene encoding floral homeotic protein AGAMOUS isoform X1, with protein MVYPNQSMSLSPQRKIGRGKIEIKRIENTTNRQVTFCKRRNGLLKKAYELSVLCDAEVALIVFSTRGRLYEYANNSVKSTIERYKKACADSSNTGSVAEANTQFYQQESAKLRAQIGNLQNSNRQMMGESLSNLTVKELKSLEIKLERGISRIRSKKNELLFAEIEYMQKREVELHNNNQLLRAKIAENERNQQNLNVMPAGGGNYELMQTQQYDSRNFFQVNALQPNHQYPREDQMSLQLV; from the exons ATGGTGTACCCGAACCAATCCATGTCGCTCTCTCCCCAGAGAAAAATTGGCAGGGGAAAGATTGAAATCAAGCGGATCGAAAACACCACCAATCGTCAAGTCACCTTCTGTAAGAGACGCAATGGTCTGCTCAAAAAGGCCTATGAGTTGTCTGTTCTGTGTGATGCTGAGGTTGCACTCATCGTCTTCTCTACCCGTGGCCGCCTTTACGAGTATGCTAACAACAG TGTGAAATCAACCATTGAGAGGTACAAGAAGGCATGTGCAGATTCCTCCAATACTGGTTCTGTTGCTGAAGCCAACACTCAG TTCTACCAGCAAGAGTCTGCTAAACTGCGTGCGCAAATCGGAAATTTGCAGAATTCAAACAG GCAAATGATGGGTGAGTCTTTGAGCAATTTGACTGTAAAAGAGCTCAAGAGCTTGGAGATTAAATTAGAGAGAGGAATTAGCAGAATTAGGTCCAAAAAG AATGAGCTCTTGTTTGCAGAAATTGAGTATATGCAGAAAAGG GAAGTTGAATTGCATAACAATAACCAGCTTCTCCGAGCAAAG ATAGCCGAGAATGAGAGAAACCAGCAGAACTTGAATGTGATGCCAGCAGGAGGTGGGAACTATGAGCTCATGCAAACTCAGCAATATGATTCTCGAAACTTTTTCCAAGTAAATGCATTACAACCCAATCATCAGTACCCACGTGAAGACCAGATGTCTCTTCAATTAGT TTAA
- the LOC142636887 gene encoding floral homeotic protein AGAMOUS isoform X2, with protein MVYPNQSMSLSPQRKIGRGKIEIKRIENTTNRQVTFCKRRNGLLKKAYELSVLCDAEVALIVFSTRGRLYEYANNSVKSTIERYKKACADSSNTGSVAEANTQFYQQESAKLRAQIGNLQNSNRQMMGESLSNLTVKELKSLEIKLERGISRIRSKKNELLFAEIEYMQKREVELHNNNQLLRAKIAENERNQQNLNVMPAGGGNYELMQTQQYDSRNFFQVNALQPNHQYPREDQMSLQLV; from the exons ATGGTGTACCCGAACCAATCCATGTCGCTCTCTCCCCAGAGAAAAATTGGCAGGGGAAAGATTGAAATCAAGCGGATCGAAAACACCACCAATCGTCAAGTCACCTTCTGTAAGAGACGCAATGGTCTGCTCAAAAAGGCCTATGAGTTGTCTGTTCTGTGTGATGCTGAGGTTGCACTCATCGTCTTCTCTACCCGTGGCCGCCTTTACGAGTATGCTAACAACAG TGTGAAATCAACCATTGAGAGGTACAAGAAGGCATGTGCAGATTCCTCCAATACTGGTTCTGTTGCTGAAGCCAACACTCAG TTCTACCAGCAAGAGTCTGCTAAACTGCGTGCGCAAATCGGAAATTTGCAGAATTCAAACAG GCAAATGATGGGTGAGTCTTTGAGCAATTTGACTGTAAAAGAGCTCAAGAGCTTGGAGATTAAATTAGAGAGAGGAATTAGCAGAATTAGGTCCAAAAAG AATGAGCTCTTGTTTGCAGAAATTGAGTATATGCAGAAAAGG GAAGTTGAATTGCATAACAATAACCAGCTTCTCCGAGCAAAG ATAGCCGAGAATGAGAGAAACCAGCAGAACTTGAATGTGATGCCAGCAGGAGGTGGGAACTATGAGCTCATGCAAACTCAGCAATATGATTCTCGAAACTTTTTCCAAGTAAATGCATTACAACCCAATCATCAGTACCCACGTGAAGACCAGATGTCTCTTCAATTAGTGTAA
- the LOC142635369 gene encoding GDSL esterase/lipase At1g29660-like: MLAEIKIWLLLLALLVVSSNMQLHVHAVPQVPCFFIFGDSLVDNGNNNGLQTKAVSNYPPYGIDLPQGPTGRFTNGLTTADILAQILGFDKYIPPFANLASSDILLGVNYASASAGIREESGSHLGIRISLDKQLVNHGTTFSRITSSLGSKDAATQHLNKCLYYVGMGSNDYLNNYYMPQNYATSQNYTSEQYAEALITQYGNQIKTLHSYGARKVAIFGVGPLGCTPFSIASHGTNGSLCVDKINLDALLFNKKLVLLVDQLNKELTDAKFIYVNYLGIASGDALLAGFKVTNVGCCPVDEIGQCIHSETPCLNRSEYTFWDSFHPTEAANKVSAARSYQNLLVTDTHPMDISHLIKL; the protein is encoded by the exons aTGTTGGCTGAGATAAAAATATGGCTATTGTTACTTGCTCTTCTGGTGGTTTCATCAAACATGCAACTTCATGTTCATGCAGTGCCCCAAGTAccttgttttttcattttcggAGACTCCCTAGTGGATAATGGCAATAATAACGGGCTTCAAACAAAGGCTGTATCTAATTACCCTCCATATGGTATTGACCTTCCTCAAGGGCCGACAGGAAGATTTACCAATGGCCTAACCACGGCTGACATATTAG CTCAAATTTTGGGCTTCGACAAGTACATTCCACCCTTTGCAAATCTTGCGAGCTCGGACATACTCTTAGGTGTGAATTATGCATCTGCCTCAGCTGGAATTCGTGAAGAAAGTGGGAGTCACTTG GGTATTCGGATCAGCTTGGATAAACAGTTGGTGAATCACGGAACAACATTTTCTCGCATTACTAGTAGTCTAGGAAGTAAAGATGCAGCCACTCAGCACCTAAATAAATGCTTATATTATGTTGGAATGGGAAGTAATGACTACCTTAACAACTACTACATGCCCCAAAATTATGCCACAAGCCAGAACTATACTTCAGAGCAATACGCTGAAGCTCTTATTACACAATATGGTAACCAAATCAAG actTTGCACAGTTATGGAGCAAGGAAGGTTGCAATATTTGGAGTAGGACCATTAGGCTGCACTCCATTTTCAATTGCATCACATGGCACAAATGGTTCTTTGTGCGTAGATAAGATTAATTTAGATGCCCTACTCTTTAACAAGAAGCTTGTATTACTTGTGGATCAACTGAATAAGGAACTAACTGatgcaaaatttatatatgtgaATTATTTGGGGATTGCATCAGGGGATGCATTACTTGCTG GTTTCAAGGTTACAAATGTTGGGTGTTGTCCAGTTGATGAAATTGGGCAATGTATTCATTCCGAAACTCCATGCCTGAATAGGAGTGAGTACACATTCTGGGACTCTTTCCATCCTACTGAAGCTGCTAACAAAGTATCTGCAGCTAGATCATACCAGAATTTGTTGGTAACTGATACCCATCCGATGGATATTAGTCACCTAATTAAGCTTTAA